Within Lolium rigidum isolate FL_2022 chromosome 5, APGP_CSIRO_Lrig_0.1, whole genome shotgun sequence, the genomic segment GCTAGATCTCTATCCCTATAACCCTAGATTTGGAGCTTTTATAAGCCGCATCCTGGAAGCCCTAGCGGCAAGACACAAGTCATTGTAATCTCACACCCGTTGccttatagtgaattatagcagcacGTAAGATCTCGCTGCCGTTGCGAGGTCTAAAGCTGGGTAACTTGTGTGACCCCGTCCTGGTAACTCCTCGCCCCATGGCTCCCCCTCTGTCTCCCCTCCATGAGGCTCCCCTCATCGGAGACTCGTCGAACACGCAACGACGATTGACGcctaccgtggggccagcagcgtcGGGAGGCCGGATCCGAGAGGGATCCGCCTTCGGAGGCATTGGCGACACTGTCGCCATCGGGCGCGTCCTCTACATCGGGAACATCCCCATTGTCCCCAACGACTAGTGCTGCGTTCCGGTCAGGGAGAATGTAGTCCACTGCTGTTGTACCCGTCGGTgaaattcacatcttcatcggcgaaactagGAACTCAGCCAGGTTTGCCGGAAAAAACCCCGCACGAACCACCATTGAGCAGGACACGATTGTGGAAGATCGATCTGGGCAGACTCCGCCAttggccagatccgccgcataTATAGAATTTTCAAAGTCCACCTAAGCCACCCCCTCGGTGAACATGACGGTGGAAGACCGATGCAGATCCGTCAGGCTCTCGCCCATGTTTGTGAagtaaaggtgtcacttcgtctaCAACGTGGAAACCACGTCCGGAAAACCACTCCCGAGGGGACCGTAGGATCCGACGAACTCATCATAGCCGAAGAGACAAAAGAATCTATCCTGGACGCTTTCGAGTTGGGCCTTGATGACTTTTCTCCGATGAACTGGGAGGAATACGAGGCAGCTTTGAAAGAGTACGATGAAGTGATGGCGGCATTGGATCAACCTCCGGCTACCCAACAGGTTTTCGCACATTACAGCTCCCTCCTGTTGAAGATAGGACCCAATGAAAtcatcacagttaaaggaagcttctccCGGTCCGACAAGTGCGACCCAGAATTCAACAAACTCTCTGAATCTTTCGGGAAGGCAGCCGGACTCCACCGATCGCAATGTATAGCCAGTGGCTGGTCGACCCTTGCCAAATCAAACTTTCGACTCTACCAATGACACGCGAGAAGTTCAAGTTCACTCCAGCGACCCAAAGAAATTTCGTGTAAACCTGTGCAATTCCAAAACAACAACGCAATAATATTGGCCGGTCTAATCAGCTTCGTGTAAAGCTGTGAACTGGCGAATGCATCTGCGAAATGGAAACGCCAGCAGCAGCACATCGCGGTCAGGCAGACGCGCCATCGCCGCCGAACGCGTCCTCCAGAAACCCGCCTTGGCCGAGATGGGCGACGTCGCCGGCCTTCTCAAGGATCCATTCGCCGCCGCCGATACGGAACAGGCAGATCGAAGTGTTGAAAAGCTTCCCGCGCACCGGGCTTGTTGGGTCGGCGTGCAAGCAGAGCTCCTCAGTGCTCGCGCCATGGGTGACCACGATCACACGCTCCCCTGTCAACGCAGCATGTCACATATGTAAGGATTCTCAATCGACGATGGACTAGTCACAGATTGTCAGGGGCGAGAATTGCATGCTTACCCTTGTGTTTCTCAGCGACAGTGTTCAGGTACGAGACACACCGCTGCGACAGCTGATCAAGGCTCTCCCCACCACCCTACAGAAATTGGGGAATGCTTGATCACAAAATTTTCGACGCAatgcaagataaattttctcgtgAAGTTGGTTTATCTGTTGGAATCATATGGTTGGAATGCTGGAATTTCACAAATTAATATTGCTCTACTTGTGTTGGAATTGACAAAGGTTTGACATGTCCGTTTCAAATTATAAGATGCTTTAGATATTTCAATGTGAACTACGTACAAATTGAAAAGAGAGTAAACATACACGGTGAGTAGAACATGCTTTTCGACAGAAGTATGGAAGCTTACGGGGATTTCTTGGTTCCTTCCATTCCAAGAGAAGATCTCAGGGTTCCTTCTGACGGCGTCGTCGAATACCAGGCCGTGGAGATCTCCCATGTGCCTCTCCCTCAGCGCCGGATCAAACACCAGCTGAAATCAAACGAACGGATCAAGAAATACATCCATAAAATCAGCAACCGATAGATTAACTACTAGCTAGCTCAGACTGAGATGGACCGAGTGTGTCGTGCATACACACATTGGATACGCCGCAGGCTGTGGCTATGATCTGAGCGGTCTCGGAGGCGCGCCTGAGATCGGAGGAGTACACGGCGGCTGGCTTGGCTTCCCTCGACAGCCGACGCGCGACCTTCCATCAAGTTCAAATTCAGACAAGACCTTAGATAAATTCTTTTGCTATGTTCCTGCATCATGATTCGAGGAACCGTGCGTACCACTCGAGCTTGGCTTCTGCCGATCTCGTTGAGCTCCGGATCCATTTGCCCCTGGATAATATGAGAGGCGTTCCATGAAGTCTCGCCGtgccgcaccaccaccacctccgccaaCTGCTTGACGCCGATCGATGCGGGACGAGACGTCGCTGCTCGATCGGCCATGGTGGTGTGTGGCTGGCGTCTACTACCTGCTACAGACAAGCGAGCATAAGATATCTCCGGTGTTAATTACTACTCCTACTACTTGCTGGTATATGCAGCTTCCACGAAAGAAACCACTGCGTTTATCTTATCATTACTTTGACTGTAAACCTGGCCGGCATCTTGtgctcttattttaataaaagcaaCGGAAGCTGACAAGAGCAACAACTAATCGCTTCTCAGTCAGTCAGTTTATCTACGAAGAAGATGCTCTCCCTGAGAAAATGTGGGAGGACACCAACAATCAGCAAGGGACGACAATGGATAAGCACAAAAACGCTTTAATTTACGACGACGCGCCAAGAAGATAATACAAAAAATGCAGGTCTAAATCACGGGATACATGCATTAAagcgatttttttttgaaacctagATACTACGGAACCCGGTTAAACTTACCCAGCACTAAGTTACCTAGTTGACCCGACCTCTAAGTTACAGAAATTATTGTTATTGCGTGGATGAGTTTCCTTCATACTATTCATCTGAAACTTGTCATATTTGTCCAAAATATATACTTTTTTGAATTCAGGTATAAAAAATGGCATGAGTATACATACGTGCATcttctacatgcaaaaatttaatttggaattttTAAAGGTCCAAAAATACGTATTTCTGACCACACCGTGAAACGGATTCCGGAGTACCCGGGTTACATCACGTATTTCTAATACATGCACCACACGAACTAGACCAAGAAGGGCATGAGAAATTAAAGCTCTTCTCCCGCACGAGATGTTCCGCACAGGCTTGCATCAAGATTTGAAACACCTCTCTCTTCAACTTACACTACAGGAATAGCGTAAGGCGCCGACGGTCTGctgatacgccgacggccaaaagccGGTGCTGTCAGCGTATGGCTCGGCCATGCCAGCCCGCCAAGAAGAGAGCTGTCGGCGTAGCGATGCCCTCGGCGTAGGAAACGCTATGCCGGCAGCTACCCTCGGCGTCCTCCGGGCCATCGGCATAGGCCTGGACACGCGCCCCTCCAAAGCCAGGCCATGACGGCGTTGTCACAGTGTTAGAGCTACGAGGAGGGCTTTTTTCCCCCTCCATGCACCCTCCCCGTGGGATCGCCTTTTTAAGTTTCAACTGAatgtcaaaaaataaaaataaaattgtttgagattcatgtatgttacgcaacctactattagggaaaattagcaactttgaatttcgactttttctgcatttttttatttctaggtaaaatggcattaacttttgcatacgatatcggaaaaaaattataatatatcaaaataaccATGGGAAAAAGTTACAATTGAATTCACCAAGATTTACCCGGTTGGCATTATTTTAGATtatcaaaattccaaatggaaatatgaaagcaggaaaattttagttttttccagaaatttagaaattttatttttttaaaataaattaataattgcatcctctgcataaatattattattacttaactattaatgtttatttaaataattatttaaagttCAAAATAATAAATAGTTGTGATATCACGGTCTAAGTGTTAATTTGGAAAGGGAACCACGTATGAGTAGCATGCAAGAATATTATTGTTTAACCTGCCACCACGTACCTTCAACTCTCCTCTTAATTAACACATGCCTTTTCAATGAATTCTAAATTTTATATGTATTCTATCTTTTAAACTAAATGTCAGATTTATATTCCAAATACATTTTTGTGTTCCAAATGAGGAGGGCTTAAAAAAAGACCAATTATGAGGAGGGCTCaaaataagctttatttcataaaGTTCTATCAAGTTTCACCAAGTTTCATGGAGTTTCATGAACCTCGaaatataaaatttatcaaaatataATTAACAAAATTAGATGTATATAAGTTTCCACAAACACAAAAAATATTCAAAACCTGCATAATGAAATGTAATGAAACATCATGATCGACTTTGACACCCAATGAAACTAATTTAAACATGATGGTGCACAACAAATCTCTTCGCTGGGAACACAATGAATTCTAATTCAGTTATCATTTATTTACCAACTAAGATTAATGAAGTTCGAAACACAAtgaaaaattgtttcaaaaaatatTTTCACTAGACTTCATTAAGTTTTTCATGAAGTTTCAAAAGTTGATTTTAAAATAGTCAAAATATGTCCAATATTGGTATTgttttgaagctcacttcactagGAACCCAAATATTCAAATGGTGTTCCAATTGAAATTCTGGTTTAAAAGCTATAGAAATTTTACATTTTAGAACTAGTACTAATGAAAGAGAAAGAAGCTAAAAGATTCTCCGCAAAAAAATAGTAAATAGAGACAGTATGGGACATGCAAAAAGTGCAATAGAGAGATTAGGCCCTGCACGAGAGGTCTCGTGCATGGAACAAATGCCACTCTCTCATGTATACTCCCTCAGTCCGCAAATAAGGGTACGCGTTAAGACATGTCTTAAGTTAAACCTTGTTAACTTTGATTAACTCACTAGGAAAAGTTTCGTCATTTATGACACAAAATTAACATCGGTTGAATAATATAGTAACTTGATGTCACATAAGTTGCTATTTTTTCGTAAAAAGTTCGGTTAATTTAGAAAATATTTAACttcaaaaaagtaaaaaaaaaacatacttaTTCGCGGGCGGAGGAAGTACTCTCGTTCATCGGTTAAAGACCCATGGCCGCGAATGCATCGCCCACAGTGTTGTTTCTGTCGAGGTGCATGATGCCACCGACCTTCACGAGGACCCATTGCCTAGTGATACCCGGTATTTGGAAGACGTtgagtttttttttgaacaaggtagggtccaaagaccctagAAGCTGCTGCTAGTATTAAACAGGCGGTGGGTACAATTTGCAGAAAAACCTCTACAGATCAGGGGATTTCTGGATAAGGACCAAACAATTACAGGAAGGACCCTCAAAAGAAATTGGAAAACGCGATCAGGTCCTTGCTCTGCACCGCAGAAGAGAATCGCCGTAGAGTCGCTCCACCAGCGAGCGAACACCGGCGCCGGGGACGAACCGCTTGGTCCGGCGTCGTGGTGGAAGAAGAAGCTCTTCCCCTTGGACTTCTTGGTCCTTGGGAAGTCAGATCTCCAGGAGAAGGGCCGCCAATCGGCCATATGATGCAGGGGCAGGGCAACGCCGACATATGTCCCCCGCAGAAGAGCTTCCCTGGACGAACACTGCAAGAACAACAGCAACGGCGAAGAAGACGCAGCTCCAAAGCACCTCTTGGGCAGCATCTGGCTCCGACAGGCGATAGGCGGCGAATCGGCTGCTTCTCCATCCTTGCCACCATGGCAGGTCAGGGAGAAGCCGAGCCGATGGCTGGCCACCACCACTCGAATCCAGTGCAGATAGGACCTCCTGGATGATGCAGAAGAACTGGCGGCGGCGTGTGTGcgttcctcctcgcctccacggccggccaggagctTGTCGCCGACTCCTTTCACCGACGAGCGCATGCTTTCCCCCTCGCCGCCAAGGCCGGCCAGGAAAGTATGACGCCCGCAGCTTCCGCGCTTCATCAGGTGGTGCTCCGCCGCTTCTTTATTGAAGGAAGCGCCAGCCCCTTCCATCCCTCTCCCCTCCGgccaccggagaagaagaagaaggagatatgACCCTATAGCAGCCAAGATTCAGGGGCCAGATCTCGACTTCCGCCTCCACTACTAGGCATAGAGCCCCCTACCGGCAAGCTGGCGTAAACCCTAGCTAACATATCTACCCCGGCGCCTCTCCTCCGCTTATCTCCACCGGCGACGCCGGCGAGATGAGCTTTGGATCGGCCCGGCACCGACGAAAAGACCCTCAGgtattgtagacgagtgttgactgccaaaacccaccggcgggcagcggccttgtcaacactgtagagccggggggagcctagagctgcggctggctgagacccctccgagcgacggcccgcaatgctcttctggtcacacgcggcgttgcgaagtgcaagggcgtgccacctgacctatacccggtcgggaaggtgatgagattgcctcgcttagtttcctgcggggcatacatgtaaacgttaaatacgagcctcgatcggctctcgggttatctcgtgaatcggctcaaagagccgatccacccatgatccgtacggggtgtacgaatacttggtggtcctgcttgatcaagatgaagctaatgagatctacgacgatttagggttttcaccacataatcggatcatcctactccaggttgggccggatggccacgcacggtgctcgtaagccgatcctaaacaaggccaaaaaaccaacatgaagttgatcctaggaacatcccgtttaggacttgcgaacgccaccctacgtgccacaggatcctccccctttgtaaggccaaactattgcggatattaaactaatccttgtagaacaaggagcaatcgtaacggatcggatctactaaataatgatcaagcggggtgccgcccccacacctgagataggcgtgaggacggctagatatgcaagggttgcactacgtaagcatgcttaaacgaagaacaatgctaaccctaacacatctaatgataactacgttgctcgccatcaaaagcgcttcgatacgagcaacgcatgaacaacgtggggcttgtgctgcctagatcgcaagatgcgatctaggcagcatgtcgcttacccgatagaaaccctcgagacgaaggagttggcgatgcgccgagattggtttgtttttggggttgaacgtgagttgttgtttattccataaaccctaggtacatatttatagtccaggggactttctaatgtgggcgtgcactaaaccgtgcacgactaagattctatctctaaactcaaCATAGGTCtaaaatgttacagatacacgggcacttaaacccaacaggccgattcatataattctccacgtatatttccttaagcccatcttgactgcggcccacctctgactcggtcaaatct encodes:
- the LOC124658192 gene encoding phosphoglycerate mutase-like protein 4, with the translated sequence MADRAATSRPASIGVKQLAEVVVVRHGETSWNASHIIQGQMDPELNEIGRSQARVVARRLSREAKPAAVYSSDLRRASETAQIIATACGVSNLVFDPALRERHMGDLHGLVFDDAVRRNPEIFSWNGRNQEIPGGGESLDQLSQRCVSYLNTVAEKHKGERVIVVTHGASTEELCLHADPTSPVRGKLFNTSICLFRIGGGEWILEKAGDVAHLGQGGFLEDAFGGDGASA